AGAAGAGTCCAATATAACAATGCATTCTACCGAAAAAATCACgaagggaaagtgaaaggtttGCGGTTGCCCCTGATATCCACGCCAACGACTCCCCAAAAAGTCATCCATCGAGTGAAAAGGTAAGTAGTTGCTTCTTCGTATGCCCTAATGAGTGATGCTTACTTTAGATGCTTGTGATTTATTAGGAATTAGCTCGTTTAGCTCGATACAATGTCCGATTGACAAATTTGAGGGTCCTTGCACCAATTGCCTAGTGCGTGCAGATGCTGCCAGTGGATTGAGgcaaatttttttgactatgaTTAGAACTTGATGTGCAATCATTTATCTATTAGATATGCGCATTCCCTTATCTCCAGTAGCCTATTCCCTTATAATGGACTATGCCCATAAATTAATCTCTTATTATCAGGTAGCTGTTCAAATATAGACTAAATATGCTTACTAAGCACTAGAGGTATACAAATAGCACTGACgtgaaatgaacaaaataattattcGAAATTACAAAATGGTCGGGgtattattattgatttttaaatttggttGTCACCCTTTATTTTATTACAGATTTAGTCCTTAACCCAACTTCTGatctttatttcaaatattttcttccatacgcaaacaaaaattgttaccaccggccgcggtggctccgctAGTAAGTCTTCCCCACCGTGGGGAGACCCACTGACCCCTTCTAAGAGTGAGAGGGTTCGACTCACCGCAAAGATGCTTGGCGTCTTACCCGTTCCatgggggtggtgggtcctcccgtAGGGCCCCAGGGTTTACCTCCCGTCACCCCGGGCCTACTGAGACTGTCCGTGTTGGTACGGTGCGCGGGTTCcctgggtcataaaaaaaaatttgctgaGAAAGTCCCAAAATAATATACTAGTTCACACAATTTGAATAAGTTATCAAAGTTGATCCGTGCAAAGAAACTTGCACAAGCGGTTCAAGTCGGGCTTTCTCAGGTATCTAATGGTATCGCTTCTACTCGTGCATTAGCGTATATGTCTTGACTGTTGCCCATTTATTGtggaatgattatttttttaaggacGCTATACTTGTAACGCTTCccctagttctttttttttttttttttttttggtcgggaCGCTTCCCCTAGTTCAAATGGACTGAAATACTCGAGTGTTGCGTCTGAGTGCTGATCATTTAGAAAGTATTGCTGCAGGCGAACACTACCGGGTCATTGGTCACGGTTTCCCCAGGAGCAAGCAATGTGTCACTTTTTCATTGGCTCTCTGTCGTCTTATACGTAAATTAAACAATGACCGAGACTCTCAAGACCAAATCGTGGGGCCAGCGGTGGGAGCCAGGCTCGAATCTCCGGGCTCTTACATAATTCTTTTAAATATCTTTTGACGTTTCTAATATTGTATTTTTTTCCAATGACATGAATACTGATGATATATACACCAATATATAATAAGAATATTGCACTTTGCACATGTAATTAGTATTTGACAGTATATCTATTGCGAGAAAAAATTCGTCGGACTATGATACCATAAATTTATCTATCGTGTATTGATATTCCATGAAGCCTTTGACACATAGGAAAAATAGCagtaaaaaatcatcaaattccttGTTCGcccttattttctctttctttttctctttcctttttcctaagttcttttcatttatcaataatAAGAAAAACACATACGTTTTTGTCTTGTTGATTAATCCTttgaaaaggaggaaaattcAACAAGATAAAGAAAGATCTAAAAGTTTGTTCGTTCACTTTTAGAGTACCCATTACgtttttatgaaattcaacGGCTCCTAAAAACTCgataagaaaaaaggaaaaaaaaatagaattcaaGCAGAATTGATCGAAACAAttggatatttaattatttgaatataaCTATAGAGTTTATAGAAGGTATATACAACACAATAGCATTTTTCTATAACTTCAGACAAATTAACATGAAATTAAGTGGCAATTGAAGAATTCTAATAATCGCAAATGTTATCTATCATAGATAATTTCTGTGAACGTCAATAACAAGTTATTTTTCCATGACAACACACGGGTGCCCACTGGTTTTGCACTATTATTACATATTGATGCCGCATAACAATCTGTAGCCCTTACTTCACATTTCTTTGTTTGCATTTGGACGAAGAAATATCTgtcctaaaataaaaattgaagactaGTTCGCCGACCAAATACGTGTAAAAAATAAAGCAAGAGGATCAAAATTGAACAGAAATACTTGTacatcaatcattttttttattccccttCAAGTTATAAGTTGTGATTTAGGCGTTGATGCTATCTAACAATAAATCTAAAAAACCTAAACTACTTTATTGGGTAAACATCAGTAATATAATCATATTTTTGGGggcaaaaaaatgataattaacgTGTTACATCAtaaattctccaatccaaagaACAAAAGCGTCATCTTCTTCCAATCCCGCCAATTTTCAATGACCTCCTCATAAAAATTTGTACTGTCGGTGCAAAGACGGAAGCGAAGAACTCGAAAATGGAGTTCACTCTTAGCGGCAACGCCTTGAAGACCTTGGCTCGCTCCATCACTTGTCTCTCCTACGTCGGCAATGACCTTGCCATTCAAGCTTCTCCTTCCCAGGTGATTCAATTATTAGCTCTGGCCATTGCGAAGGCATGCAGCCGATGGAGGAAGAAggtggaaggaaaagaaagaaaagagagaataaaaaaaaaaaaaaaggaaagaagaaaaaaattaaaaataataaatcgaGTAAGACAAGATGCAAGTGGACGGAATTTCGTGGGATTGCCTTTGGCTTCTCATGCTTCCCATTTGAAACTCCATCTCTTCGACCCATAAAGTTGAACAAAGGTAGTTTATTTGACAGCTAAGCCAAAACGATCATAACTTGGAGTGATTTCCTTCCCCTAAATCTCAATGGTTCGAGCCATCCCCCAAAAAATCTCTATTCTACCCACcgtttttatataaaataaatatatataatcttaACCGTTGACATCTAACGtgattctttttcaatttctctgAATCAACAGCGTTATACCACGAAAAGACAATTATGCGCCCTCCCAAAGAAAAGGTTCAATTCATCACGTCtctttcttccctcttttcTGCTTCGACCCAATCAAAGCCTGAGACAAGGAATTTGGTCTTTCCAACAGAAAATAGAATTGAACGCTTTAAAAGGAGAGAGACTCattcaacaaataaatagaACTTCAAAAGAAGTGTCGTGTTCAGTTATGTTGCTGACTAAATTTTCTCACTCTGGTACACAATAATTAACTTGACATGTTAATTGCATCGCAGAAATAATGCAATCTCACATCAACAAAATCCctaaaatttgagaaagaaCATATTAAGAAAGGATCCAAGAAATGCTCTAATTCCCATTTTCTAATCTAAAAGCCAGTAATTTTCCATGTCCAGACATAGAGTTTTCAGTTGAATTTTCAATAtctagacatatattggcaaataatatttgatctttttaaatataaaataattttcctaaaattaaacATTAATTTTCCATTggttaggaaaaaaatttctgatgatttattttcctaagggaaattttttccaatgactcattttcctaagcaatCCAAAcgttgaaaataagaaaaatgttattttagaaaataaatttcacaaaacaaactaacctaatatcatgaaactttttaaatatgcatAGAAAAAAGAGGATGGAGATCCTTCATCTCAAACGATGTTTCCATTGACATCTCAATCAATTCTTACCAATGATGCATGTAAATGAAACATACATCAACGGTTGACATATGTTAAGATAATTATAATCCACGGGAGCATTTTGTAAAATAAAGAATTCACATCCAAATGAGAGTCGGCATTTCTCTCTTCTCGAAATGGGATAAACAATCCGCGTTCGAAAGGGATGAAGAAACCCCAGAAGCTAGAAGCCTCAAACCTTTGATTGAACGAAGGGATGAAGCAGCGGAGGAGGGGGAGCTTTATTTATTGAGGATTGGGCGTGCTAAGTACGTCGAGGGTCGACATGCGGGACCACGTGTCCCACGTGTCCGAGGTTGAGTGGCCTGCCAGCCCAGCAGTGGGAACGGGTAGCTCGGAGAGCGGGAAATATAAACGCCGACATTGCGCGCGCCCTGAGTGGCTGCGTGCCTGGTGCCCTTTTTCTCTGCTGTCCCCATTGGGAACTTCGTGGATGTTGCGAGCTACCTGCTTGTAATGTTTTTTCCACGAACATCGACCAAAATATCAGaatgatttatatttattgtttttttgatTGGACCGCATTTGTATTTGGGGGTTTCATGGGTTATAATTTAAGGCTGACTTCGGTCAACTATAAAATATAGTTAAAACAACTTGGGCCGAAAGTTTATTCTCgataaaaaatagatttactCATTTCGATTTAAATTTCAAAGGTTCGGTACCGAACCTATTAAACTTATTCTGGATGTACAATCACGAAAAGTGTCCAAATGAGAAGTCATGTTTCCTTCCATCTATCTAGCAAactatttcctaattttttatgaatttgtttataaaaccaACATATTCACTGGGGGAAACAGTAAACACCAGTAATATAATGGTATCCTGCAGGGCGAAAAATGATAATCAACGCGTTCTATCATTGACTCCCCGAGCCAAAGACCAAGCGACGTTTACCTCCAATCCCGCCAATTTTTCAGTGACCGGCTCATAAACTTCTGTAGCGTCACTGCAGAGAGGGAAGCGGAGCGCTCAAAAAATGGAGTTCACCCTGAGCGGCAACGCCTTGAAGACCTTGGCTCGCTCCATCACCTGCCTCTCCCGCGTCGGCAACGACCTCGCCATCCAAGCTTCTCCTTCCCAGGTCATTCCATCCATTTCTTCCCacacatttcttcttcttcttcgtcttctccgTCGGCTCTCTCGCTCACAGCTCCTGCGTGTCGCCACTGAAATCCATGTCGATCGTCGTTCCTCGGCTTCATCCGTCGAGTGAGATAGCTACAGCAGTTGCTTCTTCGTGCGTCCTGCCGAGCGATGCTTTGTTTGGATGCCATAATGCGGTGTTAGGTATTGGTTCGTTTCGCTCGATACGGTGTTCGATTGAGAAATTCTGAGAGTCCTTGCGCCGATTGCTGAGTGTGTGGAGCCTTCGGTGGTGGATTTGAGGCAGAAATTTGTTGACCTAGGCTGTGATTGGCCCTGTCGACGGTGATTGCAACTTGATGTGCCTAAATCTGGAAGCCGTTTAAAGAATAGGATACTGTTGATAGGATGATTCAAAGTCATCACATCGTAAAACCAAGGCAATTCACTGCTATAGCCAGGAGAACTATCAGTGGTACTCCCAGAAAATGTCAAATGGTGAAACCGTAGCATAAAAACCCTATAGATGACCTTCTACGGGCGCTGCTATTCTGTCTTGCTGATTTTTCTAGTTACTTTGATGGTATTATATAGAGTTTTGCAACACTCAACAAGTGAAAGCACAATTTGCGCTCCCTAGCACATCTCTTGTGTGACCGTACTTTGCATGACTTCCTTTTGCCTCGTCGCATTTAACTACCGAATAACAATAGAAGTTCCAAGTTCTCTGCTCATTGTTTGGCACTTGGcattatttgatttgaaataagACTAGAAATAGCATAGATCTGTGTACAAATATCACCTCCTTACTTGTATATATCGGATTAAGATTCTCATATTCATATTCGACCTCTAGATCTCCTTCCACGCGCTCAATTCATCAAGATCTGCCCATCAATTGATTACATTCAGGCCAGACCTCTTTGACGGGTTTACAGTATCTGGTACGCAGGTTCAATGCGGCGTTCTTTCAAAGGTATATTGTCgttgctcttctttctttacaAACATTGATTATTTCAGTGTGCGATTACCAGACATCAATGCATCAAAATATCAATGAGCTCTGCAGTGCTTCAGTGGTAAAGATCTTTCAGTCGTGTGCGCGGTGCTCTGAATTCATTGTGTTTGAAATGTTGTATTTGATGGTTAAGATTGCAAGCTCGTGGCACAGATGGAAACGTTAGCGCATTCTCTTTCCCCCCTAAAAATCATCTCGCTCAAATTCTTTGGAAAAACAGCAGAAGTGAAGTCTTGAAACTGACATGTTCATTCAGAGAAAATGACTGCAAGATGCTGCGAGAAGCATTTAttcatcatgtcatatatgtCCACAGAGATGAGCTTCTATAATTTCTCATCACCTAAAAGCCGCATGAACTCTGTTAAAGGAATTTTGCAGTGCCCCAATATGACCTATAAATTCAACAAATTCAGAATAAAGAGATGGAAAGTTTATGTAAAAAATTGGATTCCAGTGTCTACCTACCACTTTTACCTATATTTTGTTGGCCACTAACATTTTAAAGTCTTTGTGACTCAGTCATGCTAACTACATACTGTTCGGTATGTTATCTAACTGGAATATAAATCAGAGGCCGGCACCTGTCAAACCTGCATTAATTTGATACGAAGCTGCACCATGCAGAGATACATGTTTATCTCACTGTGCCAACTGTGAGTTTTTCTGTTCATGCATATGTGACGTTGTCATATGAATGCAGGCATTAAGAAAACATACTGGATTACTTGCAATGTTGAGCCCGACATACAACAATTACCTCTGGATAGGAGAAGATACCCAAGCAATTTTGTAGTGAGGCCTTGTGATCTGAACAGATTGCTTGCAAATTCTTGGTCATCCCTTCAGGAAATTACTATAATTGCAACAGAATGCATGATCCTTCTGATGCTGCAAGTGAATTTGGTGGGAAATCTGTCAAGTTTCGAAGCTACATTGATCCTACCAAGTGTACagattaactttttctttttcaatcgaATATGGAGAAGAATGTCATGGTTCAGATTCTGGTTGCAGAGAAGACTCTTTGCTGCACACTCAGCTGTCGATAGATCCTGCGGAAGAATTTGTGCAGTATGCTCATTACGGCAACCTAGTACACGTGCCTTTTGCCGTCAAAGAGTTGAAGGTGTTCCATCTGATTCGTTTTTTTATCATATTAACTATCAAGACATTTGATCATAAATGCAGCTAAAAGTTCTTGAACATATGACTTCACTTTCATGCTTATCTCCATTTCCTTAAAATGAGTCCACCTAGTTGCCAAAATACAGTTGGAGTCACATTCAGGACCATCTTTTATGTTGAGGTGAACATAAAATTTAACCTCTGTCCATCTCATGGAAATGCAGGCATTTCTTGCATTCTGTGAGGGATTTATAGTGGACATTCGTTTGTACTTTGAGAGGGCTGGTGAGTAAGTAAATTCTATATGTTCTTTTGAATCTGACCTTCTATCCATTTTTTCCATGCTTCACTTCAATTTTGTATGTGCAAGTAGTTCAGATGCAATGAATAGTTTTCACGCAATCAGTCCATAACTGGTTTTAATAGATGAATGGTTGCTAGTTATCTGCTCAGAGATTTAATACACGCTAATGCATAGCTTTACCATCACAATCGTAAAGGCCGATGATAATTTTACTTTTGGGCTGAATGTCAAAAAAGAGAGACTATCTTTGAAAATGTGGTTGATAAAATATTGCACACCTTCGAATCAAGTTTGGATAATAATGGTTTATGGAGGTTTAAGTTCAAGTCATGAATGGTTTATTTATTAAGTTTAATGCAAGATGCTAGTAAAATATGCCAGCTAAAATAACAGTGCAAAACTTGATGGTCAATGTAtgtcttttgacttttctttttggtactAAATTTGTGGTTTCGAGTGCAACATCTCTGCTGTCACAGAGGGTGATAAGTGCATCTAAATGTAAAACAGAAAAGAACATAGAACTTGATACAACTGCATATTTTTATGAAACAGGCCTATTTTGATGGCCCCTAAATTTGGCATTGATGAGGGGGCCTCTTCTGATTTTGATGCTACACTTGTACTGGCCACCATGCTCACATAAAAATTACATGAAGGTAATAATGGACCTCTGGCAAATGGAATGCCGGGCCAGGCTGATACTGCGGAAGCTCCTGGAGAACAGCCGGAGAGGAATAGAACTAGTGCTTCCGAGATTCCGTCAAATCATACCAGAATATGGTCTGAACTCTCAGGGTGATTCTTGTTGCTTGTAGCACTTTCATCTCAATGATGGCAAAGAAATGGACTTTGCCTTgctttaaaataaaatgctgTGTATGTTGTCAGTTAGATACTTTTTTATGAAGTCAGTGGAAGGTATCTCTTGGGAATCAAAATTTGAGCAGTTTACGAACTTTGGGCAGGAAGTGCTGCGAGAAGTGGCAGTGGTTCTAATGGAAGGCAAGTTCCAGAAGAAAGGATCTTAAAAGCTGGTGGTCAGTCAGGAATTAAAAGGATTAGCACCATTCAAATATCAAAAGCTACATCAGCTGAAGGAAACATCCAAACTGGTCCAGATCTCTCAGTTTGGGTGTGTATGATGAACATCATCTTTATCTCTCTAGGTCACATTATTTTGCTGTCTACTACAAATATTTCTTAATACAGTTGCTACTTTCTCAATTGCTTGTTTCCCTCTGTAAATGCTGCTTTGCAAGAAAGCATTTGGCTTAGGGCAATTGATCACGCGACTTTATCTTGGAGTTTTGCAGCATTTTACTCTTAATTTTTGCATCAAGAAGCAAAAGTTTCTGGCAAAAATCCATATAAGCCTACCAAACCTGTCAGCATTTCTCTCTTTCCACTCTTTAGCACGACTGTCCACATGATACCATAGACAAGGTGGAGCAAAAACATTTGCCGCTTTTCACTCGACCGTGAACCCAGATGATGTTTTGCACACCCCCATGCAAGTACCTATTTCTGGAAGACTGAACTCACATGCCTTTCTTGGGCTTCTCAGTATCGATTCATTTAGTCTTCTCATATCGTGTTGTTTGCTAGTGGTTCCTAATGTTTTTAGATGCAAAGCTACTGAACAAGATCATCACAAACATAGCACTAATTAGCGCCCTCATAAGCACGGTCATGCAGTTGTGTTAGTGGTTAAATTGGATAATCCCTCCAAAATGATTTTCTTCGTCCTTTGGTTGTGTAGATAGACATGGTTTTTCACAACGTCATCAAAGTAATTGGGTTGATTccaatgaggatgaggatgatgataaCAGAGATGGTGATGAACTCTGCATACTTTCAGCACCCCCATATACTATGAAGATCGATAGCATTATGTTCCCTGTTTTAACTATGATAACCTTGCTCTCTTGGTTTTACTAAGTGCTTGTCCCTTCCAATGCTTGATATTTCATTTCCTGTGTTCCATCAAATAGTTGGAGAAGCGTCTTGCTTGCTTTTAGCATCCTTtgtgatcttttcttttctcgttttTCATCCTACTTGACTATACGTTAGTGCTCATGCTTATTTAGCTAGTCCAGCATGCAACAAATCTGCCATTTTATTTTCCcccctttcttttgtttttcagtaTTTAGTTGATGTGCTTTGCTGAAGGAGGTGTCAGTGTAGGTATATTTCCGCACTTGTATTTTGTCACAGCCCGTTCCTGGCTTCCTGCCAAGAAATATAGAGCAGTGCTGATAGATCCTACAGAGTCACATCTTTTATGGACAGGACCTGCAGTTTATAACTATTGGAGATGGTGTCGAAATTGCTTGTAGTTTTTACATTTTGTACTAATAACCTAAATAGATCCCTTGCCATAGAAAGCTTTTCTGTTTTGTCTTTGGAAACCATTACTAGTTTATCGGtgtatataaaaaaagaaaggaaggggTTGGAAGGGATCAAACGGTGTTTGAGATGTTTATGTTCCTTTCTTAAAATCACATTCTAAAATGATTACGTCATTTTTAAAGTCCAACCAATTCAATTTAACTTTTCCTTAGCAGTTGCTTCCATTATCTATACTCGAGGGTGGCAAATTTCTGGTATTCTGATTTGTGGGAATATTTTCTGCTGAGGCAATTTGTGAGAGTGTCAAGGTATCAAAAAACTTAAGGCTCGGACAAGGAGTTTGTTCTGCAGAAATAAGTCCCTCCATGTAAATTTCAGGACAATCAAATCTTGTGTCTGAGTTTCTCTCACACATTTTGGGTCTTGGCATCATGTCGTTTAGGGTTGCATTTGTCACCTCCACCTACGGTCATTCATCCACGGACTTCAGCCTTCAGGGCAAACGTCTTGATGTTTGTTCAGTTTCGTTCTGTCCCATATACCTGCACATGAAGTCTGACATCTACCCCTTCATGGTGCCCATGACCTTTAGAGGCAGGGACCGATTAGTGCTTGTTTAGAATATCATATTCGTGATCAACAGCATTTGATTTCTCTAATGGCAAAGGCATTTTTGTCCACATGCATGCGTGTAGTAGGGGAAAAAAGCAACTCTTTTTTTCGTGGATTTAAGGACCTAGATCTCAATAGGCTTGGTTCATGCACTAATACCATGTGATGAAGTGAAATACATAACATGCACAGATGGCCATCGTTTTTTGGCCATCGACTAGGCTCGAGTACCTTGTTACATTAGCAAGTAATGTATGAATGAAATTACAGAGTAAATTTGGTAAAATGGTCCTAAAATAGTGATAAAATCATAGCTTTGGTAATCTGGTTAGTTGTCTTATGGCGTGAGCAGGCGAGCAGGTGATGAaagtttagtttaaattttgtttgtatAGAGATTGTCGAGTTTGTACTATGAGGGACGAGCTACAAATTATATCAAACACACAATGCGTGTATTTCAAAACGAAAGAATAGTGAATGGGGATCATGTGATTCTTTCCAATGTACTCATCATTACCCTTCGTTCTCTctagctcaaaaaaaaaaaaaaatgcccattTTCTCCAATTACATCATTTCTCACtcttaaattgcaccaagatctTAAGTAAAATTACCATTATCATCCTATATCCTGCTTTGAATGTAATAACTGAACACGAGGTGAATGTCCGAGCCATCATTAACAAAGAGCAACCATTAACTTTTGATTCATGTAAATGACGCATGCATTAACAATTGAGATATATAACCCCCACGCATGGTTGTACTGGTTGAGGATTGGTCGCCTGATCCTGCAGGTCAGGGGTTCGACTCACATCTGCCACAATTCCCAGAGCAGTTCCACGATTTAAGCGGGAGGCCTGGCGGTGGGTTGCTGAGCTAGTCTCCCCCGAAGTTTACATCCAAATAGTGGCTTGCGACGACATCTAACAGTGCCACTGGGTATCGGAGGGTGGTGTGACACCATAAGGCGTCTTTGGCAGTTCAtcggtcataaaaaaaaaaaaaaaacaattgagatATATTGAGACACTGATGACTTGTGAGACAAAGAACCTCGTCCAAGAAAAAGGGGTCGATAACTATCGACGATAGATCTTCCTTATAGATTTAAAACCATTTAAAAGCACTTGATATGTCCTTGTCCTCTCAGATCGGCGGAAGATGACTTAGTAGAGCTCTGCCTTTCACACCTCTTAACATCGCATCGgctgtcttgtttttttttttttttttcagattgaTTATGCTGTgggtcttcttcttttcccagaAATCGTCGAGCGTTGCATCTCTTCTTTGTTCTTACATGCCGACAATTTCAAAGACTGGAtgcctttcttcttttgttttgttttaactTCTATTTGTCCGGCGCATGATGAAGCCGAGCATCATATTAGTGATGAAGCTATATGAAACActatcaatgattttttttttctttttgaaaaagtgaTGGCTACCTGGGAATTATTTGCAAATTTATCAATTCTATTGGACCACCCAAAAATCGGACCAGATCGTCCCCAGTTCTAAAAACTGCAATTCGTGGATCAGAAGATTAGAGAACAAGGATAATGTgattatttctcaaattttatgaatcaaTTCCCCTGGGCAAAGAAAAAAGGTCCCTTGTGTCTCCAACTTCATTGTATGGCACCGGGATGTTAACTAAATAGTAGCATTATCtacatcacatcacatattatgcTTTCTAATATATAAGATGTTCGAGATAATAACATTACAGCACAAGGTTCATGTCCCTGAGGTAATAATAGTACAATAGAAGGTTTGTGTCCCGACCAACATAAGCACAATACACATCAATACCAACTTACCAAAGGGCAAACCACAATATATAGGAAAACTGAAAATGGTCACAATTCTCTAATTCGCGATGAAGGCTCATGGGTTCATCAACGAGAGGACGCGGAGAACGAAAATCGGCCAAGGCATGACACGAAGCGGAATAAACACCAGCAGATAGCACCTGATACATCCGAGAACAACAACGATGTGAGCGGACGTAAGTTGGAACCTGGGGTCCATATCTTGCCTTCCCATCCTGAGGATTAGTAACCGCCCAACAATTACGAGCACCGTGTAGATATACATGATGGTTCCAAGGTTAGTGATGGCTGGAGCGCCCATGATTCCGATGGCACCAATCATAATCTTTAGCAAGATCTTCTCCAGGAAATGAATTGTAGCAATTATATCTGCATACTCCACTCCACGTCTTGGAAATAAAATCAGCAAACCATTTGTTAGTGTACAATCTTTTCGAAAGCTCAAGTTTTGAGCTCTTTTTGCATCACATCATAAGGCAATCTTTCCAAAAGCTTTCAAGAactaccaatttagttctaaaggAAATTTGATGCTGTATGACACCAAGAGTCTGGTGCAAATCATAACCAACGTGTCTATGCATTGCAGGACTCTAACCTATCTATGCATAGCGAGAGTGCCCATCCATTGATCCGAGGCTAATTCAGGTAGTCAACCAGGGGACACATCATTAACTTCTCTTTTCGAAAACTGGAATATCAGAGAATCAGGGGATACCTCCTTAACACGTACAAACCTTTCCCAACCTTCTATTACAACACATTCACAAAAACAAGACCACCCAGATGCACAAAACTACCAGGTAAGCCCCCTGCTTACCGGGTAGAAACAGAGTAAAGCTACCTAGATTTTTAGGAGAAAAAGTTAAGAAGGCTTTCAA
This region of Eucalyptus grandis isolate ANBG69807.140 chromosome 8, ASM1654582v1, whole genome shotgun sequence genomic DNA includes:
- the LOC104415635 gene encoding uncharacterized protein LOC104415635; amino-acid sequence: MRRSFKGIKKTYWITCNVEPDIQQLPLDRRRYPSNFVVRPCDLNRLLANSWSSLQEITIIATECMILLMLQVNLVGNLSSFEATLILPSVQINFFFFNRIWRRMSWFRFWLQRRLFAAHSAVDRSCGRICAVCSLRQPSTRAFCRQRVEGISCIL